Genomic DNA from uncultured Desulfosarcina sp.:
TTGCCCCCGGTATGGCCGGACCCGGATGGTGAGGTTCGGGGCCAGTCATTCTCACCGCTATACAAATCTGTACCCAAAGCGGCACGGGAAGACAGACGGTTGTATGAGCTGCTGAGCCTGATCGATGCCATCCGTGGTGGACGGGCACGGGAGCGGCAGATGGCATGTGATAAAATAAAAAAGAGGATCAGGTAAATAGGTTGGGGAAACGAAGATGAGCAAACCAATGCTCCAGGAAAGCGAGACCGTCGAATTGAAAAAAAGCCTGGCCGAACTCAAACAAGGGCTGATTTCGATGGTAGCCATTCTGAACAAACATAAAACCGGCACTCTATGGTTCGGTGTGCGCAATGACGGGGCAGTCACCGGCCTATCCATCAATGAGAAAACCCTTCGCGATCTATCACAATCCATTGGCGCCCATATTGAGCCAAAAATATTTCCAGAGATTTCAGAGATCATCGTCGATGACAAACACTGCATAAAAATCGCGTTTGCCGGCGACGACGTGCCCTATTTTGCCTATGGGCGTGCCTACATGCGGGTAGCGGATGAAGACCGACAGTTGAGCGTCAAACAATTGAAGGATCTAATCGCAGATCAAAGCCGTGAGTCCCTGCGCTGGGATAATCAACCTGGTAAGTTCCACATGTCTGATTTGGATCCTGAAAAAATTAAACGTTTCGTGGATCTTGCCAAACTCGCCGGGGGTAACCCACAAAATGCATTGGATAAACTTGAATTGATCAAGGATGGCCAGTTACTCAATCCGGCGCGGCTTTTTTTCAGCACTCAACCACTCCAGCTTCGATGTGCGGTTTTTTTAAGCACCGAGAGTTCCACTATCGTCGATCGCCACGACTTTAATGGAGACATCCTCGAATTGATCGAAGAGGCTCAGAAATATATCCTCAAAAACATCCACATTGGGATGCGGGTCGAGGGTTTGCGCCGTGTCGACGTGCCGGAAATTGCGATTGAAGCCTTACGCGAAGCGATCATCAACGCCTTTTGTCATCGTGATTATTACGACCCGGATCACATCCAGGTCGCCATTTTCAAGGACCGGGTGGAGATCCGTAACCCAGGCACCCTATTTGGAAACCTGACCATTGCGGATTTACGCAAAGGCAATGTCTCCCAGCGTCGCAACCCCTTGATTGCCGATCTTTTTCGGCGGGTTGAAATGGTGGAAGCTTGGGGCCGCGGCATCCCGTTGATTTTTAAATTCGCACCTGATGCTGATTTTCGTGAAATCGGCAATCTGTTTATTGTATCTTTCCCTCGGCCATCTTTTGGGAAACTGAAAGGTGAAGATGAGGGGACTACCCAAGAAACTACCCAAGAAACTACCCAAGAAAAGATTATTGGTGCTTTGCGGGAAGAGCCGACACTGACACGCAAATTGATCGCTCAACGCTTGGGGATTTCGGAGGATGGGGTAAAATATCACCTGGATAAATTGAAAGCGGCAGGGAAAATCCGGCATGTCGGGCCTACAAAGGGAGGCCGGTGGGAGGTGCTTGACGCCAAGCTATATCAACCGGATGATTTTTCGGTTGGTGATGAAGATTAATTTCTGCAAGAGGGCGTTGGTGGTGTTAGGCAATAAGGGGGGTATTGGAAATTTTGAAGTAAGGCAGAATTTTCAGCCTTCGATCTTAAAATTTAATTCCTCATTTTCAAACTTCATCCTTCACATTTCAAACTTCAATCAAAGGTGACTATGAGGGGAGACCAGCTTTCACGGCAGTGGCGGATATTAAGGCGCCTCGAAGTGAGCAAAAATGGCCTGACAGCCAATCAGGTGGCCGACGAGGGAGGTGTGTCCCTGCGAACGGCCTATCGCGACATGGACGACCTTCAGGCGGCCGGCTTCCCCATTTACACAGAAAAAGAAGGCAAAATCACCCGCTGGCGTTTCATCGACAATTATAAATTCAACATCCCGGAGCCCTTTACCCTGACCGAACTGCTCTGCCTGCACCTCGGGGGCGACCTGCTCAAAGTCTTCAAAGGGACGGTCTTTCAGGAATCCCAGCAAAGCATCCTGGAAAAAATCCGCACCATGCTGCCTCCGGAAACCCTGGCCTACCTGAATCGCATCCGGGCCGCCTATCAGATGGGCGGCGGTCCCTGCAAGGACTACAGCTGTTTCAGCGGAGTCATCGATCAAATCAACCGGGCGGTTGCCGACCGAAAAACCGTGGAATTCGGTTACTGGTCGCTGAAAAGCGACGAACGCACCACCCGCAAGGTCGATCCTTACAAAATCTGGTTTTACGACGGGACCATCTACATGATCGGTCACTGTCACCTGCGCAAGGATATCCGCACTTTTGTAATAGATCGAATCAACATGCTCCAGGTCCTGGAAGATTGTTTTAAAGTCTCCGAGCGGTTTTCTTTTGACGATTACGTCAGGCATAGCTTCAAGGTGATGCAGGACGAGCTGTACGCAGTGACGGTGCGCATCAGTCCGTCCTGGTCGCGGTATATCGGCGAGAAAATCTGGCATCAGAGCCAGCGCATCCAGAAGCTCATCGACGGGGGCATCGAGATTAGCTTTCGGGTGGCGGGTCTGGATGAAATCCGGCGGTGGGTTTTGGGGCTTGGGCCGGAGGCGGTGGTTGTGGAACCGGAGGAACTGAAACAATCGGTGCGGCAAAGCCTGGAAGAGGCTCTATCGCAGTATCCATTCGCGGCTGTGGAAGGTGTTTCACCCATGGCTGCTGAAGATCAGATAAATTGGGCTCCGATTAGGCGAGGTTAAACCTTTCATTTCAGGAGTTGTAAATGTTTTCATGGATACCGATTTATATAGAACTTGCAGAAAAAATTGTAGTTTTGAAAAGTAGCCCAGAAAAACTTATCCATATCGTTAAAGATATGAAAAAAAATGGGCTCCTGACAATCAGCCTGACGGATCATTTGGCTGATGGATCGGAGATGGAACTATCTGCTCTGGATCCTTTTACCTTTTTTGCGATGTTCAATCGGGGAATAACACATAAAAATCGAATCGCTATTTTAGAATATCTAAAAAATCATTTCGATCTTAAGGCAGATGTCCCTTCCGATTTCGATGGAATTCCAGTAGTCCAAAACACAGCTTCTTGGTTTTTTGGTAATGCTCCGAATAGAAAGGAAGACGATATTGAATTGCTTTGGCGCCTTGCTGAACAGGCGGTTTCGCAAGAGAATTTGGATCCCACGTTGTTCGACAAATGTCTAAATGTTTGGGGCGTCGGGCTGGCAAAGTTGACAGTAGGTCTATTCTGGCTCAAACCTGATAAATTCATGCCATTAGATAAGTTGAGCCTCTCTTACTTCAACAAGAGAAATTATGATATCAACATTTCCGACCACAACGGCTACCAGGAATTCCTTAAAAGAATCGTAACTATTGGTAAATCCTACAAAGAGCTTTCTCTAGAAGCCTACCAAGAAGAGACATCTGATGATAATGGCCAAAAAATTGGGGAACCACTGGTGGAGTCCCTTCGCAAAAGATCAGATTTTAAAGAATTTAAAAGCATTCACTATGAGCCAAAGGTTGAACGTGAGAAGAAAGCTTGGGATCTCATAAGACAGTATCGGGGGGCTTATTCAAAAGAAGCATTAAATGAAATTTTCGATACGGTGGACATTGGACCAACTAACAATCGTTGGTTCGGATCATTAATTGCCCAACCGAACCGAAATCTAATTTTTGAAACACCGACTGAAACGATAAACCATTGGATTGAGCAACTTCTTTTCACAGATCAACCCGTTGAAAAGTCTTTGGACTATTGCCTCGGCAAAGGAAAGATCAAGGGGGCCAGCAAAGGATTAGCTACGCTGTTCCTATATCTCAAATCCCCACAAGAAGATGTTGTGTGGGTGCCGGCAACAGAACGGGGTCTGGCCGTTTTGGGCCGACTAAAAATTAAAAAGAACCTATCGAGCGGCGAGCAATACCTACACTTCAGGAACGCAGCAGTTCAATTCCGAAAAGACTTTGAAGTCGACGGTCACGAACTTGATTGGTACCTATCATATTTTGGGAATCAGCAGAAAAAGGATCCGATTGAAAAAAGCGACTCACGTTATTGGACATACTCTCCAGGAAAAGGATCCAAATTTTGGGAGAACCACTATGCAAACGGTATCATGACGATAGGATGGGATTACATCGGCGATGTAAGCCATATAGAAAACACGGAAGTGATTCGAGCGAAAATACAAGCCAAAAACGGTGATACCAAATCCCACAAAAATGACGTCCTTGCATGCTGGGACTTTGGGTACACCATAAAACCGGGTGATGTCATCTTCGCCAAAAAGGGGAAAAGTAAGTTACTTGGATATGGCATTGTTCAGTCTGATTATTTTTTCGATGATGACCGACCTGAGCACAAGCACGTGAGAAAGGTGAATTGGATTAAGAAAGGTGTTTGGGATACTTCTGATAAGCAGGTAGCTCTAAAGACACTGACCGATATTACGACGTATCCTGATTTTGTAAAGCACCTGCAAAGTTTGATGGATGCAACACCCCCTCCCACAGATCCTCTTCCCATTTATGACAAAGAGAAGGAATTGAACAATCTTTTTTTGGATGAGGCCAAGTTCGATCGGATCATCGATATTTTGAAATCTAAAAAGAATCTTGTCCTCCAAGGGCCTCCCGGAGTGGGCAAGACATTCATCGCACGTCACCTCGCCTATGCGCTGATGGGAGTTGTTGATAAGGACCGTGTGGCCATGATTCAGTTCCATCAGTCCTATTCCTATGAAGACTTCATGCAGGGCTTCAGGCCCAACAGTGAAGGACGGTTCGATCTGAAAAATGGTGTCTTCTATGAATTTTGCCGCAAAGCACAGCAAAAACCGGCCGATCCCCATATTTTCGTCATCGATGAAATCAATCGCGGGAACCTCAGCAAGATTTTCGGTGAAATGTTCATGCTGGTAGAGGGGGATAAAAGAGGACCGGATTTTGCCATGCCCCTGACATATGCCCAGGACTTAGGCGATACCTTCTATATTCCCGAAAACGTCTATATCATCGGAACAATGAATACGGCCGACCGGTCCCTTGCCATGGTGGACTATGCTTTAAGGAGGCGCTTCGGGTTCATTACCCTGAAACCGGGCTTCGAAAGCGAGAAGTTCAGAGGGTATCTAATCAACAATGGTGTCGATGCTCTGATCGTGGACAAGGTCATCGAAAGGATGATGCAGCTAAACAATCGAATTGCCGAGGACCACAAGAATCTTGGCCGCGGTTATTGTATCGGGCACAGCTATTTTTGCCCGGCAAACAGCAACCAAAGCTATGACAATGCCTGGTACGAGAATGTAATCCGTACGGAAATCGAACCGTTGCTCGAGGAATACTGGTTCGATGATCCGGATAAAGTTCAAAAACGTGTTGAGCTTCTGCTGGCATGATCAAAGACCGCAAAATACCCATCCAGAACATCTATTACCTGCTCTGCTATGCCTGGAACCGGTTGGAAGAGCGGGATATGATCGATGTTTCCGGAATCGACAGCACCAGTCTTGTTGATCTGTTTGCAAAGGTGCTTTGTGGTGGTGTCGAGCACCTTTTGCGCAGGGGGCTGGATCGAGGTTACGTTGATTTTTCCGAGGATACACGATGTCTCAGAGGGAAGCTGCTCTTCAGCCCCACCGTCAAGCGCAATCTGCTCAATAAGGCAACTGTACACTGCGAGTTCGATGAACTGAGCCACAATATTCTGCACAATCGGATTTTAAAAACAACGATGCTTTCCATGATTCGGGTGGAAAGCCTTGATGTCCAATTAAAGGACAGGCTGGTCGGACTATCTCGCCGTTTTAAAGAAGTCGATGCCATTGAATTGTCGTATGGCGTATTCAGCCGCGTTCAGCTTCATCGCAATAACGCCTTTTATGATTTTCTGCTTAAAATCTGTGAGTTGGTGTTTGACAACCTGTTGGCTTCCGAATCACCGGGGAAAAGCAAATTCAGGGACTTTTTCCAGGACGATGAAAAGCGAATGGCCGCACTGTTTGAGGACTTCGTCCGTAATTTTTATCGGTTGGAAACAATAGG
This window encodes:
- a CDS encoding ATP-binding protein, whose product is MSKPMLQESETVELKKSLAELKQGLISMVAILNKHKTGTLWFGVRNDGAVTGLSINEKTLRDLSQSIGAHIEPKIFPEISEIIVDDKHCIKIAFAGDDVPYFAYGRAYMRVADEDRQLSVKQLKDLIADQSRESLRWDNQPGKFHMSDLDPEKIKRFVDLAKLAGGNPQNALDKLELIKDGQLLNPARLFFSTQPLQLRCAVFLSTESSTIVDRHDFNGDILELIEEAQKYILKNIHIGMRVEGLRRVDVPEIAIEALREAIINAFCHRDYYDPDHIQVAIFKDRVEIRNPGTLFGNLTIADLRKGNVSQRRNPLIADLFRRVEMVEAWGRGIPLIFKFAPDADFREIGNLFIVSFPRPSFGKLKGEDEGTTQETTQETTQEKIIGALREEPTLTRKLIAQRLGISEDGVKYHLDKLKAAGKIRHVGPTKGGRWEVLDAKLYQPDDFSVGDED
- a CDS encoding YafY family protein produces the protein MRGDQLSRQWRILRRLEVSKNGLTANQVADEGGVSLRTAYRDMDDLQAAGFPIYTEKEGKITRWRFIDNYKFNIPEPFTLTELLCLHLGGDLLKVFKGTVFQESQQSILEKIRTMLPPETLAYLNRIRAAYQMGGGPCKDYSCFSGVIDQINRAVADRKTVEFGYWSLKSDERTTRKVDPYKIWFYDGTIYMIGHCHLRKDIRTFVIDRINMLQVLEDCFKVSERFSFDDYVRHSFKVMQDELYAVTVRISPSWSRYIGEKIWHQSQRIQKLIDGGIEISFRVAGLDEIRRWVLGLGPEAVVVEPEELKQSVRQSLEEALSQYPFAAVEGVSPMAAEDQINWAPIRRG
- a CDS encoding AAA family ATPase; the protein is MFSWIPIYIELAEKIVVLKSSPEKLIHIVKDMKKNGLLTISLTDHLADGSEMELSALDPFTFFAMFNRGITHKNRIAILEYLKNHFDLKADVPSDFDGIPVVQNTASWFFGNAPNRKEDDIELLWRLAEQAVSQENLDPTLFDKCLNVWGVGLAKLTVGLFWLKPDKFMPLDKLSLSYFNKRNYDINISDHNGYQEFLKRIVTIGKSYKELSLEAYQEETSDDNGQKIGEPLVESLRKRSDFKEFKSIHYEPKVEREKKAWDLIRQYRGAYSKEALNEIFDTVDIGPTNNRWFGSLIAQPNRNLIFETPTETINHWIEQLLFTDQPVEKSLDYCLGKGKIKGASKGLATLFLYLKSPQEDVVWVPATERGLAVLGRLKIKKNLSSGEQYLHFRNAAVQFRKDFEVDGHELDWYLSYFGNQQKKDPIEKSDSRYWTYSPGKGSKFWENHYANGIMTIGWDYIGDVSHIENTEVIRAKIQAKNGDTKSHKNDVLACWDFGYTIKPGDVIFAKKGKSKLLGYGIVQSDYFFDDDRPEHKHVRKVNWIKKGVWDTSDKQVALKTLTDITTYPDFVKHLQSLMDATPPPTDPLPIYDKEKELNNLFLDEAKFDRIIDILKSKKNLVLQGPPGVGKTFIARHLAYALMGVVDKDRVAMIQFHQSYSYEDFMQGFRPNSEGRFDLKNGVFYEFCRKAQQKPADPHIFVIDEINRGNLSKIFGEMFMLVEGDKRGPDFAMPLTYAQDLGDTFYIPENVYIIGTMNTADRSLAMVDYALRRRFGFITLKPGFESEKFRGYLINNGVDALIVDKVIERMMQLNNRIAEDHKNLGRGYCIGHSYFCPANSNQSYDNAWYENVIRTEIEPLLEEYWFDDPDKVQKRVELLLA
- the mcrC gene encoding 5-methylcytosine-specific restriction endonuclease system specificity protein McrC; translation: MIKDRKIPIQNIYYLLCYAWNRLEERDMIDVSGIDSTSLVDLFAKVLCGGVEHLLRRGLDRGYVDFSEDTRCLRGKLLFSPTVKRNLLNKATVHCEFDELSHNILHNRILKTTMLSMIRVESLDVQLKDRLVGLSRRFKEVDAIELSYGVFSRVQLHRNNAFYDFLLKICELVFDNLLASESPGKSKFRDFFQDDEKRMAALFEDFVRNFYRLETIGLRVSREDILWQAEAIDEVSQVYLPKMITDISIEGHGFKVVIDTKFYKEALASHYDTEKIRSQHFFQIFAYLKNLEKKGGVNTNCTGVLLYPTMQKELCLNYTVDSHKVMIHTINLNQDWQSIDKDLKELLDLARPSALQKKQ